In one Corallococcus sp. EGB genomic region, the following are encoded:
- a CDS encoding carboxymuconolactone decarboxylase family protein, with the protein MTSTRIPPKELTGLYGAVVKMFARRTFGQVPKSLGVMWHHLPVLKASMGFGQKLQKWDQCDESLKSYAHMAVASLVGCSFCLDFNYFMAHNQGLDVGKAREVPRWRESVVFTPLEREVLEYAEAMSQTPPTVTDERVASLRKQLGAAALIELTTVIGFANLTTRSNTALGIESEGFAASCGLKPMAQPSARLQEATAS; encoded by the coding sequence ATGACCTCGACGCGGATTCCCCCGAAGGAGCTCACCGGACTCTATGGCGCAGTGGTGAAGATGTTCGCCCGCAGGACGTTCGGTCAGGTCCCCAAATCACTCGGTGTGATGTGGCACCACCTGCCGGTGCTCAAGGCCAGCATGGGCTTCGGGCAGAAGCTCCAGAAGTGGGACCAGTGCGACGAGAGCCTGAAGTCGTATGCGCACATGGCGGTGGCTTCGCTGGTGGGGTGCTCCTTCTGCCTGGATTTCAACTACTTCATGGCCCACAACCAGGGGTTGGACGTGGGCAAGGCGCGGGAGGTCCCGCGGTGGCGGGAGTCCGTCGTGTTCACCCCCCTGGAACGGGAGGTGCTGGAGTATGCGGAGGCGATGAGCCAGACGCCCCCCACGGTGACCGACGAGCGGGTCGCGAGCCTGAGGAAGCAGCTCGGTGCCGCGGCGCTCATCGAGCTCACCACGGTGATCGGGTTCGCCAACCTGACGACCCGCTCCAACACCGCCCTGGGCATCGAGTCGGAGGGCTTCGCCGCCTCGTGCGGGCTGAAGCCGATGGCCCAGCCGAGCGCACGGTTGCAGGAAGCGACCGCATCATGA
- a CDS encoding RNA polymerase sigma-70 factor, producing the protein MTASPPDDGTADAAHAPQGSEDLFASHRSLLFTVAYEMLGSAADAEDVVQEAWLRWAGIGDAGRAEVRDPRLYLVRIVTRQALNRLRTLARRKEDYVGEWLPEPLLTSPEVAEDVELAESVSIAMLTVLETLTPAERVVFVLREVFDLPYEEIAPALDKTPAAVRQIAHRAREHVAARRPRMQVDRVEQQAVLERFLAAVNTGDLQGLLKVLAPDVVLVADGGGVATAIRLPIVGGDRVARVLATFSTRAPGARIQTVWINGAPALRVDVPGDFGTIISIVVESGRVTRIYAMRNPHKLGRLDAQVPLRR; encoded by the coding sequence ATGACGGCCTCTCCTCCTGACGACGGGACTGCTGATGCGGCTCACGCTCCACAGGGCTCGGAGGACCTCTTCGCCAGCCACCGCAGCCTGCTCTTCACGGTCGCGTACGAGATGCTCGGCTCCGCGGCCGACGCCGAGGACGTCGTGCAGGAGGCCTGGCTGCGGTGGGCGGGCATCGGTGACGCGGGCCGGGCCGAGGTGCGCGACCCGCGCCTCTACCTGGTCCGGATCGTCACCCGGCAGGCGCTCAACCGGCTGCGCACGCTCGCCCGCCGCAAGGAGGACTACGTGGGTGAATGGCTGCCCGAGCCGCTGCTGACGAGCCCCGAGGTCGCCGAGGACGTCGAGCTGGCGGAGAGCGTCTCGATCGCGATGCTCACCGTGCTGGAGACCCTCACCCCCGCCGAGCGGGTGGTGTTCGTGCTGCGAGAGGTCTTCGACCTGCCATACGAAGAGATTGCCCCGGCGCTCGACAAGACGCCGGCCGCCGTCCGGCAGATCGCCCACCGGGCGCGAGAGCACGTCGCCGCGCGCCGGCCCCGGATGCAGGTCGACCGGGTGGAACAACAGGCGGTCCTGGAGCGCTTCCTGGCCGCGGTCAACACCGGTGACCTGCAGGGCCTGCTCAAGGTGCTCGCCCCCGACGTGGTGCTGGTCGCAGACGGTGGCGGCGTGGCGACGGCGATCCGGCTCCCCATCGTTGGCGGAGATCGCGTGGCCAGGGTTCTGGCCACCTTTTCCACACGCGCGCCAGGTGCTCGGATCCAGACCGTCTGGATCAACGGCGCGCCCGCGCTCCGGGTCGACGTCCCCGGCGACTTCGGCACGATCATCAGCATTGTCGTGGAGAGCGGCCGGGTCACCCGAATCTACGCCATGCGCAACCCGCACAAGCTGGGCCGGCTTGATGCGCAGGTGCCGCTGCGCCGGTAG